The following is a genomic window from Opitutus sp. GAS368.
TCAAGGCTGCAATCACGTTCGGGTCGCCGATCTGCAGGGTGAAGGCCGCCGGACCGGCAGGGCGGTGGCGGATGGTCTGGCCGTGGCTGCCGACGGCGCCGACGGCCTCGGGCGGCAGCGCCGCCTTGGCCAGCAGTTCATTGACGGCCTGCGCGAAGCACCGGCCGGCCAGCACGTCGGCCCGGCCCAGGCGGTCGATCTCGTTTTCCCCCGGCGTGCCCAGCGCGAGCAGCTCCCGGCGCAATTCCTCCGGGTAGGGCAGGGAGTGCGACGCCACCAGGGCGGGCTGCGGGTCAAAGCGCACCAGCGCCACGTCGATGCCGTCGATGCTTGTGCCCGAGAGCGCGCCGATGAAGAGTTCCGGTTTCAAGGCCTCCTTTCAATGAGCGTCCGGTCCGGCCGCCGCAACCCAGGAATCCCCCGCCATGCTCCCGACTGAAACTCCCAGCGACCAGCATCCCGATCTGGATCTTTATCCGACCGAAGAACTCGTGGGCGCGTTCACCGCCGACCAGGTCCACGCCGCCAACGTCGTGCACGCCGCCGCCGCCGCGCTCGCGCGGGCGGTGGACGCGGCCGTCCCGCGCCTCGCGGCCGGGGGCCGGCTCATCTACGCCGGCGCCGGCACCTCGGGCCGCCTCGGCCTGCTCGACAGCGTGGAGCTGTTCCCGACCTTCGGCTGGCCCAAGGCGCGCGCCCTCGCGCTGATCGCCGGCGGCAAGCCGGCGCTGTTCGAGGCCGTGGAGGGTGCGGAGGACGACCGGGCCCAGGGCGCGGCGGATCTGCGGGCGCTCGCCCCGACGGCCCAGGACGTGGTCATCGCCCTCGCGGCCTCGGGCGCCACGCCCTATGCCCTTGGCGTGCTGGAAGCGGCCCAGGCCGCCGGCGCCCTGACCATCGGGATCGCCAACAATCCCGATGCGCCGGTCACGCGCGCGGCGGCGGTGGGCATCACGCTCGCCACCGGCAGCGAGACGATTTCCGGCAGCACGCGCCTCAAGGCCGGCACCGCCCAGAAGATCGCGCTCAACACGCTCTCCAGCTCCATCATGGTCCGGCTGCACAAGGTCTACGGCAACCTGATGGTCGATGTGCTCCCGACCAACGCCAAGCTCTACCGGCGGGCGCTGGCCCTCACGGTGCGGGCGAGCGGGGCCGACGAGGCCGCGGCGCGTGCGGTGCTCGAGCAGTGCAATTACCACGTGAAGACCGCCATCGTGGCGCTGCGCCTGAAGTCGGATGTGGCGGCCGCCCGGGCCGCCCTCGATCGCGCCGCCGGCAGCGTGCGGCAGGCGCTCGGGGAGGCGAAGAAATGAGCGTGGTGAAGGTAGGGCGAATCCTCTGGATGAGCCGTTGGCGTTCGTGCGGCTCGTCAGGGACGACTCGCCCTACCATGGGATGGTGTCTCTTGGCCGGGCTGGTGGTCCTTCTCGCCGGGTGCGTGACGCCCCTGCGCACGGTGGTCGCCCCGCCGCCGGCGCCGCGCGAGTTCCGCGCCGTCTGGGTCGCCACCGTGGCCAACATCGACTGGCCGTCGCAGACCGGGCTGCCGGTGGCGCAGCAGCGCGCCGAGATGATCACGCTGCTCGACCGGGCCCGCGCCCTGAAATTCAACGCCGTCATCCTGCAGGTGCGGCCGGCCGCCGACGCGCTCTACCCGTCGAAGCTCGAGCCGTGGTCCGAATACCTCAGCGGCACCCAGGGTGTCGCGCCGGCCCCGCTGTATGATCCGTTGCAGGAGTGGATCACCGAGGCGCACCGCCGCGGCCTCGAGCTGCACGCGTGGTTCAATCCCTACCGCGCCCGGCACGACAAGGCGAAGTCCGCGTTCGCGCCGACGCACATCGCCCGGACGCACCCGGACTCGGTGAAGCGCTATGGCGACTTCTGGTGGATGGATCCGGGTGACGAATTCGCCTCCCAGCGCACGCTGGCGGTGGTTGATGACGTGGTCCGGCGCTACGACGTGGATGGGATCCACATCGACGACTATTTTTATCCGTATCCCATCCCGGCCCCGTTGCCCAAGGGCAAAAAGCTCGCACCCGGGGAGGCGGCGCCGGTCGTGGATTTTCCGGATGACGCCTCGTGGCAACGCTATCGTGCCGCCGGCGGCAAGCTGGAGCGCGCGGACTGGCGGCGGGAAAACGTCAACCAGCTGATTGAGCAGCTGCACGCCCACGTCCACGCCCTCAAACCGTGGGTGAAATTCGGCATCAGTCCCTTCGGGCTCGGCCGGCCCGACCGCCGGCCGCCCGGCATCGAGGGCTTCAGCCAATACGACAAGCTCTACGCCGACGCGGAGCTCTGGCTCCAGCGGGGCTGGCTCGATTACTTCGCGCCGCAGCTCTACTGGCGCGCGGGTCAGAAAGGCCAGGATTTCGGCACGCTGCTCGACTACTGGGCCCGGCAGAACACCATGCAGCGCCACGTCTGGCCCGGCCTCTACACGAGCGCGATCGGCGACGCGCCCAAGGGCTGGACCCCGGAGGACATCCTCAGGCAGATCAGCCTCGTCCGCGCGGATCCGCGCTTCACGGGCCACATCCAATACAGCATGGTGGCGCTGCTCGAGGACCGCCACGGCATCGCGCAAAAGCTGGCGGTGGCCGCCTATGCAGACGAGGCGCTCGTGCCGGCCACACCGTGGCTCGACGCGACCCCGCCCGCGGTCCCCCAGCTGAAGCGGCAGAAATCCGGCGCGGTCGCCATCCTTCCGACCCCGGGCAAGCCCGCGGCCAGCTATGCCCTCTGGCGCCAGCAGGACGGGGCGTGGAAATTCTCCATCCTGCCGGCCGGCCCCAACCTGATTCCGGCCGCCGCCACGGAGAACCTGGTGGTCTCGGCGGTGGACCGGCTGGGCAACGAAAGCGCGCGCGTCACCCTGCCGGGGATCGTTGCGCGCTGAGCGCGCCGCTGGAGCGGTATCAGACAAGTTCGGTTCATATTGTAGGAGCCTGCTTGCAGGCGATTCAGGCGTGGGGATGGCTCCGCGGGTCAAAATCGCCTGCAAGCAGGCTCCTACATTCGGGAATTGGTCTCTTGAGATTAAGCAGCGAACTTATCTGACGGGACACTGGAGCGGTTTAACCTGATACCGATTACGATTTGGGATGAGACTTTACACCAAGATCGCAAAGAACGCAGAGTAGATTCATGCTCAAATGATTGGGTGCTTTGTGTCCTTGGCGACCTTCGCGTGAAAAATCCGATACCGATTGGTAATTGGTATGAGATGTAGCCGCGAAAGAACCCATGGAGCGCAATAGAAGCGCAGCTGAATGGATGGTCTTTGTGCTCCTTGCGTTCTTTTGCGGCTGAAAATCCGGTTCTGATCCGGCTCGATTTTCCCTGATATACGCCAGGCCTCGGTTTCGAGGCCTGGCACTACTCCGTCAGGTATATGATGCCTCGAGCGACACCCCCGCCCTGCCGGGCACCCCTCTCCAGAGGGGACCCAAACCAACGCCGGCGATAATCCCCTCTGGCGAGGGGCCTGTCGGCCACAGGCCCGGCGACGGCTGATGGCGCGGAGCGACGGGTGTGTTGGAACCTAACGGAGTAGTGCCAGGGAGTGTTTTCTAAGCTCGGAAGGGGGACCACTAAAAGGATTCCGCCAGCGGCGGAATCTACTTTCACTGCTCCGGCTGATCGCCTCCGCCGACAGGTTCAGGGGGCGGCTGATCGCCGCCCTCTCTGCCCGCGATTAGCGGGCCCCCGAAACCCACCGCGCAGGCGATCAGCCGGAGCGGTTTCCGTGGATTTCACCCTTGGTGAAATCCCATTAGTGGTTCTTTTCGGAGGTTGGAAGACACACCCTGGCCCGCGGCTCTGCCGGAAGCCGCACTTGCTTTTTGAAGCAGGAAAACTATCCCAGATTCATGCCTTCCGCTGTCGCACCCAAGCCTGCTTCCACCCGTGGTCACCGGGCGGCGGGGCGCAAACTCGCGGGTGCGGAGATCCGGAGCCGGCTGGAGCAGATTGAACTGGCGACGGTAAGCGCATTGCGGGCATTGCAGATGGATATCGATGGTGACGAGGGCACTCCCTCGGCCACCGTGATCAAGCGGGCCCGGGCGGGTCTGCGGTGAAGGCGAGCTTCAACCGGCTGGCGGAGGCGGAGTTGATCGCGGCGGCGCGCTATCTGCAAACCGAAGCCGGATTAGGCCGGGAGTTCTTGAATGAGTATCAGGCTTGGGAGGGGCGCACCCGCCGGTTTCCCGCGTCATGTCCGGAGATCGCGCCCGGCGTCCGTTGCGGTTTTCTGAAGCGGTTCAAATATCATGTCACCTACACCATCCGGGGCGACACCCTGCGGATTCTGTATGTGCGTTCCGCCCGACAGGCTCCGTTAAGAAATCTGCTGCGCGGTTAGCCGGCGGTTCATCAGATCAGGGCAACCTCACTCTTATTTAACAGGCTCTCTAGGGCGCACCGGGCGCGCCCTCGGGCAGCGTCGGCAACCGGAGCAGCCGGCGGGCGCCGTTGATAACCTTGTCCCACTGCAAGGCCGGGCCCGGGTCGGTCTTGTTGGTCTGGATGTGGTAATGGCCGAGCACCCCGTGGTATTTCGCGAGGTCGTCGTCCGCCAGCTTCTGCGGGATCAGCCGGCCCTTGGCGTCGCGGGGGTAGTCGCAGGTGATGTTCGGGAAGACCTTGCAGAGCGTGGCGGTGAGGCGGATCAACGCGGCGTATTGCTGCGGCGTGAAGTCGTATTGTTCGAGCGCCTCGCCTTGGATGACCCCGTGCACGGGGTCGGGCCGGGCGGGATGGCCGGTGAAGCCCGGCGTGCGGAACATCGGGTCGCCGAGCTTCTCCGGCACCTTGATGTAGGGCTGCCCCTTGGCGTCGCGCGGATACCAGTCGTCGAGCGGCTGCCGCTCCTTGGCCGGGTAGGCGCCGATGTTCGCGATCTCGATGCCGATGGAGCGGTCGTTGCTGATCGTGGCATGCCGGGCGCGCTCCTTGAGGTCGAGCGTCTGGTAGATGGTGCCGTCGAGATCCAGCATGAAGTGGACGCTCAGGTCGCGGTGGTCCTGCAAGGTGTTGAAGCAATACCTGCTGATGCCCGCCACGTCGTAGTGCAGGACGAACTGGTCCACGACGCGCTGCAGCGCCGGCAGGTCCCAGCCGCCGCCACGGTGGAGTTCGATTTCCTCCGGGGTCAGCGATTTCTGCCGCAGGCTGTAGCGGTTGGGCGACCCGAACTTGGGCAGCGCGGCGATCGTCTTGTCCCAGTCGCTCTCGGCGAAGGGCGCGAAGCGCCGCTCGACGCGGTAGGCGTCGTAACCGCCCGGATCCATCCAGGTCACGACCTTCGTGCCGGTGTGGAAGAGCTGGCCGGCGACGACAATCTCGTCCCCCTTGCGCGTGAGCGGGCGGCCCGGCCGGTTGAAGAGCGCGCAGCCGGTCAGGGCGAGCAGGCTCAGGATCAGGGCGGCTTGGCTGATTGAACGGTAGCGGCGGTTCATAGGGGTGCCCGAGGAAAGCCGGGCAACCCGTCCGGCTCAATCGCGAATGTCCGGGATCGCGATGCGATGCGGAACCGGCAACCGAGGTGGAGCGCGCTGACCCATTACCCAAGGCCGGGAAGCAGATCCTGCGATGGGAAATATCCCTGCGTTCTTAGCGGCCTTCGTGTAAAGGCTCTGGGTGTTTGGTATTAGGCCCCGATTCTGCCGGCGGGCATATCATTCCATCGGGGCGTAAAGCCCCTCCTACAGTTTGATGTAGGTCGGGCTTTATACCAATCGCCTCAAGCTACTACACTCTACACCAAGGTCGCCAAGACCGCGAAGCAGATCCTGCGAGGGGAAACATCTCTGCCTTCTTTGCGGCCTTCGTGTAAAAGCTTTGGGTGTTTGGTATTATCCCCGACACGTCGCGTGAATGTCGGGCATAAAGCCCGCCCTGCATCAAGCGGACCACTACGCGAGGCCTGCCCGGCGCTTGAGGGCGAGCACGCGCTGGTAGGAGGCGTCAATGCGGGCCGCCGGGATCCGGCCGGACTCGACGGCGCGGGCGATGATCCCCGCCGCCTTCCCCGCGATGGCGGGATCGTAGCGCAGGTTGTTGCCGAAGCACAGGACGTCGATGCCCGCCTCGAGCGCGAGCAGCACGGATTGCTCCAGGCCGTAGTGGCTGGCGATGGCCTTCATCTCCATGTCGTCGCTCATGAGGACGCCCTGGAAACCGAGCTGGTCGCGCAACAGGCCGGTCTGCACGGCCCGGGACAGGGTGGCGGGGTGTTCCGGATCGAGCCGGCGGTTGATGACGTGCGCGCTCATGACCACGTCGCACAGGCCGGCCGCGATCAGCCGGCGGAAGGGAATCAGCTCCCGCTCGTGCCAGGTGGCCGTGACATCGACGAGGCCGAGGTGGGTGTCGCCGGTCGCGCTGCCGTGGCCGGGAAAATGCTTGGCGCAGCACAGCACGCCGTGCGCCCGGTGCGCCTTGACGAATTCCGCGGCGTGGCGGGCGACCGCCTCCGGGTCGGGGGAAAAACTGCGGCCCTTGCCCTTGATGATCGGGTTTTCAGGGTGGGCGTCGAGGTCCACCACCGGCGCGAGGTTCAGGTTGATGCCGAGGTCCGCGAGGGTCGACGCCGTGAGCGCCGCCTGGCGGTAGGTCTCCGCCGGTTGGTCGAGCCGGCCGAGTTCCTCGTGGGAAACGCTCGCGGGAAAGCCATAGGCGGGCTTCAGCCGGTTGACGCGACCGCCCTCCTGGTCGATCGACACGAGCAGCGGCACCGCCGCCTGGGCCTGCAGGTGGGCGAGCAGCGCACGGACCTGGTCGGGCGAGACAATGTTGCGGGAGCGCGGGCCGCCGCTATCGACTGTGTCGCCCTGGCCCCCGGAGCCTTGGCGAAGGGGGCCGGCCATGTCCTGGTCGAACAGGATGACGCTGCCGATGTGATGCTCGCGGATGTCGCGGACGATGACATCGCACTCGGCCGGGACCGCGCCGCGAAAACCGACGAGGAGCAGCTGGCCGATCTTTTCGCGCAGGGTGGGGGCAGCAGCCATGTTCATCCGGGGCGCTTCACGGCGCCGATGCCGGGCTGGTTGGACAGGGTGATCCTGCCGTCCACGATCGTCGCGCCGTCGAAACAGTCGTTCTTGATCAGCACCGCGCCGTCGAGATCCGCCCAGTCGACCAGGGGCGAGAGCTGCGCGGCTGCGGAAATGGCGCACGAGGTCTCGGTCATGCAGCCGAGCATCACCTTCAGGCCGAGGGCGCGGGCGAGCGTGATCATCCGGTGCGCCTCGCGCAGGCCGGTGCACTTCATGAGCTTGATGTTGATGCCGTCGAACACGCCCCGCAGCCGCGCCACGTCGGCGAGCCGCTGGCAGCTCTCGTCGGCGATCAGGGGCAGGGGGCTGCGTTCGCGCAGCCAGGCGGTGTCGTCCAGCTGCGCCTTCGGCATGGGTTGCTCGATGAAGAGCACGCCCTGGGTGGCGAGCCACTCGATCTTCTTCAGCGCCTCGTTCCGGTCGGTCCAGCCCTGGTTGGCGTCGACGGTAATGGGCGTGGCGGTGACGGAGCGGATGGCCTCGATCATCATGCGGTCGGTGTCGCGGCCGAGCTTCACCTTGATGATCTTGTAGGGTGCGGCCTCGCGGGTCTTCTGGCGCACGACCTCGGCGGTATCGAGGCCGATGGTGAACGAGGTGACGGGGGTCTTCGCCGGGTCGAGGCCCCAGATCCGGTGCCAGGGAACGCCGAGTTTTTTCCCGATCCAGTCGTGCAGGGCGATGTCGAGGGCGGCCTTGGCGGCGGTGTTGCCCGGGGCGAGGGCGTCGATCCGCGGCAGGATTTCCTCCAGCTTGAAGGGGTCCGTGACCGCCGCGGCGTCGAACAAATTGAGGAACCTGGCGGCGCTCTCCTGCGACTCGCCGAGATAGGGGGGCATGGCGGCCTCGCCGTAGCCGGTGATACCGTCGTGCTCCAGTTCGACCAGCACCGCCGGGGTGGTCGTGCGCGAACTCGTGGCGATGGTGAAGGCGTGGGCCAGCTCGAGCGTGTAGGGATAATGGCGCAGTCGCATGGCTATTACCGGAGGGTGCCGCGGGCGGGGAATCTTGCAAGTCCATCGCCGGCTCGACCCCAAGTGCCCAATGAAAATCCATACGGATGCTTCCCAGCTTGCCCTCGGCGAGGCGCTGGCCAAGCTGCCTTCAAGTGGTGTTCACGTGGGCCAACGTGCATGCAACGCCTGAAGTTGCCCTTTGCCCAAATAACTAATTAAGCCGAACGGCCTATTATTGATTAGGCCAACTCTCGTAGTTTTACATCAGTGAAACCGCACAATCAATTTAACTGCCGGGCCTTGTCGATTTGGATAAGCCAACCCCGGTTGGTTTAATCAACGTTAGGCACGATCCCAATTATCCAATGAATATCGTCGCTGGTTTGAAAGCCGCAGCCAAGTCGCTCGCCGTCGGTCCAAAGGCGCAGTCGTTTCGAGCGGCGGGCAAGGTTGTCAAATGTCTCCACTGTGAAAACGTTTTGTTTCGGAAGCGAAAAGCTTCACTGAATACCGCTGCGAGCTCGTTATCCGGCACGGAGTGGACCGACCATGAAGCGTGTGTTTTGGTTTGTGCGAATTGCACTCGCATTGAGTGGTTTTTCGATGCCCTCGACCCTGAACCCGATGCCTAACCAATCCTCGCATCCGCCGCTGGCCTTCGGCCGGCGCGGATGAAATCAACGTTGGGCAATGAATCTCTGGGACACTGACTGGGGTATCACGATTCCCGCGCTAATCGGCGGTTTTGGCGTTGTCGTCGGTGTTGTCGGCGCATGTTGGTATGCACTTAAGAAGCGACGGCTTGCTCGGTGGACAAAGACAAAAGGAAGAGTCGAGTGTTACGAAACGCTCCCGGCCGAAGGCGATGGATTCTACTATAACCCACGAATCGTGTTTTCTGACACGTTCGGTCGTGACGTTCGGTTTGGCGTGGAAGCCAGGTGGAATAATCAGGTGTTCGAGGTTGGTGGTGAAATTCCAGTGCGATTCGATCCAAGCAATCCATATAACGCCGTCATTGATCAATGGTCCGATTCATACGCTGAGGTCATCGTCCTATACATCTTTTCTGGTTTTCTGATCACCGGAGCGATAGGCATGGCCTGTTTCTTTCGCTCCACAAAATGAAGGTGCCCAACCACTCGACGGAACCACGCTCGCCAAGCCGAGCTGGTTCACCGTAACGTTGATCTAGCACAATAAGATGAGCAAAGATTTACCACGCGGTGAAATTGGGGCGCTCCCGGTGGCTCATGCGAAGGAAGAAAGTCGCCCGCCCCGTCGTGGCATAGTCGGTTTTCGTGCGCTCTTCGGTCTTCTTGGTGTCTTGTTCGCGATTCCCGCGATTGGCGAGTTGTGGACCGGAAAGGCCTTCGGTAGACACGGAACACTCATTGCCACGCGGGAGAGCTCGCCGGTTGCCTTCTGGCTTTTGGCTATCCTGTCGGTTGGTGTCAGTGCTCTGATGCTGTTCCTCGCTACAAGACCAGTCGGGAGAACCAAATGAAGATGCCGAACCATATGCCAGTGCCAATGTCAGGGCTGCACCCTGCCATGACACATCGTTAACGTTAGCCAATTTCCATGAAACGCGCCATCCTGCTGTTCATTCTATTGACCGTTGCACTAATTGCTGAAGATCTGCCCAAAGCAGCACCCGGTTTTAAGTGGCAAGAATTCTCCAAAGCGTGTGTTGTGTTGCAGGTGCCCTACGGTTGGCAGTGGCGCGAAAAAAACAATCGGCCCGCGCAAACTGTCACGATCAGTCCAGAATTCAATGCGCGTGGCGGATACGACTCAGGATTCACCCTAAACGCCGTGGTATGCCACAGCGAAAAAGAGTGGAAGGATGCCTATTTCTCGTCGCTTCAGCTTTGGGCGGATACCGCGAAGGAAATCAAGGCACTGGGTAAACCTACCTTTGAGAAGGTGATTCAGAATAAAGATAAGACGATGCAGGTCTTCGTTATAGAAGGTGACATGTATCTGCCAAATGCTCCGCACCCGAAAGAAAAGTATCGAGTGCGCACCATCGTCCGAGCCATCCCACCTGCTGGATTAGTCTATGTTTACTCTATCGGAGCATTGGTGAAAGATTGGGATGAGATATGGAAGATTGGAGAGACTATGCTGGAACCAATCGTCTTCCATTTACCCGATGAGAAGGGCTAACCAATCTCCGCAGACATTTCTGGCCTTCGGCCCGACTGGCTGACATCAACGTTAGGCTAACCTTGCACACAGATCGCACACGGATTCAGTTCGTTTAAGGTCTCTCACTGACTTCTCGCGTCGCAAACAGTCGTTCTGGCCAAAACTCACAAGCCCTCTGATACGTCGTGAGTAGTCACAAAAAAACGCCCTAAGTCGCCTCAGTGCGTTTTCTTGAAAATGGTCGGGACGGAGAGATTCGAATTTTCGACACCTCCTTCCAAGTGCCCGCGCTTCAGCCAGAAACGATTTTCGATTTTCCGAGTGTGTCCAGATTTGTGCCTTCGCGCGGTCTTTCGCCCGAGGCAGCGGGTCCTAGATCACGCCGCACGGGGGTGACCGTCCCGGCCTGTTTTAGCTGCCTTGGCCGGGCCAATCCAAAATTGGAGGGAGTCCCCCCTTCGTGTGCGCTGTCGCGAATTGTCGCGGCCTACGGAGCCGCTGCCTTGGATACTATGGGACAATGCCTTCAAACAGCATATTGGCCCGCCGGAGGCGGGCAGGAGCGCGGAGCGCGAACGTTAACCTTGTATACTATGGGACAATGCCTCCAAACTCGCCTTCATGAATTGATTTTAGCTTTTGGCTGTGACGGAACCGGTCGCGAATTGACACAGCGGCAGCAATGTGCAGTTTCGAACCGCGCTTCATATTCGAAGAGTTGCCATGTAAGAACGGCGGTGCCAAGCCGTCCGGAAGTGGTCGAGAACGGCGGAGCGCAGTCCTGTGGCCTGCTGGCATCCCGCTGTTGGCCCTTAATTCTCGACCAAGGTTCTGTCATGGCTACTGAAAATTCTTCGGAGGTTCAACACCTCCTGACTCTCAACGAAGCCGCTCGTCGGCTCAACGTTTCACGTCGCACTCTCGAGCGATT
Proteins encoded in this region:
- a CDS encoding N-acetylmuramic acid 6-phosphate etherase: MLPTETPSDQHPDLDLYPTEELVGAFTADQVHAANVVHAAAAALARAVDAAVPRLAAGGRLIYAGAGTSGRLGLLDSVELFPTFGWPKARALALIAGGKPALFEAVEGAEDDRAQGAADLRALAPTAQDVVIALAASGATPYALGVLEAAQAAGALTIGIANNPDAPVTRAAAVGITLATGSETISGSTRLKAGTAQKIALNTLSSSIMVRLHKVYGNLMVDVLPTNAKLYRRALALTVRASGADEAAARAVLEQCNYHVKTAIVALRLKSDVAAARAALDRAAGSVRQALGEAKK
- a CDS encoding family 10 glycosylhydrolase; its protein translation is MGWCLLAGLVVLLAGCVTPLRTVVAPPPAPREFRAVWVATVANIDWPSQTGLPVAQQRAEMITLLDRARALKFNAVILQVRPAADALYPSKLEPWSEYLSGTQGVAPAPLYDPLQEWITEAHRRGLELHAWFNPYRARHDKAKSAFAPTHIARTHPDSVKRYGDFWWMDPGDEFASQRTLAVVDDVVRRYDVDGIHIDDYFYPYPIPAPLPKGKKLAPGEAAPVVDFPDDASWQRYRAAGGKLERADWRRENVNQLIEQLHAHVHALKPWVKFGISPFGLGRPDRRPPGIEGFSQYDKLYADAELWLQRGWLDYFAPQLYWRAGQKGQDFGTLLDYWARQNTMQRHVWPGLYTSAIGDAPKGWTPEDILRQISLVRADPRFTGHIQYSMVALLEDRHGIAQKLAVAAYADEALVPATPWLDATPPAVPQLKRQKSGAVAILPTPGKPAASYALWRQQDGAWKFSILPAGPNLIPAAATENLVVSAVDRLGNESARVTLPGIVAR
- a CDS encoding N-acetylmuramoyl-L-alanine amidase, yielding MNRRYRSISQAALILSLLALTGCALFNRPGRPLTRKGDEIVVAGQLFHTGTKVVTWMDPGGYDAYRVERRFAPFAESDWDKTIAALPKFGSPNRYSLRQKSLTPEEIELHRGGGWDLPALQRVVDQFVLHYDVAGISRYCFNTLQDHRDLSVHFMLDLDGTIYQTLDLKERARHATISNDRSIGIEIANIGAYPAKERQPLDDWYPRDAKGQPYIKVPEKLGDPMFRTPGFTGHPARPDPVHGVIQGEALEQYDFTPQQYAALIRLTATLCKVFPNITCDYPRDAKGRLIPQKLADDDLAKYHGVLGHYHIQTNKTDPGPALQWDKVINGARRLLRLPTLPEGAPGAP
- a CDS encoding glycoside hydrolase family 3 protein, producing the protein MAAAPTLREKIGQLLLVGFRGAVPAECDVIVRDIREHHIGSVILFDQDMAGPLRQGSGGQGDTVDSGGPRSRNIVSPDQVRALLAHLQAQAAVPLLVSIDQEGGRVNRLKPAYGFPASVSHEELGRLDQPAETYRQAALTASTLADLGINLNLAPVVDLDAHPENPIIKGKGRSFSPDPEAVARHAAEFVKAHRAHGVLCCAKHFPGHGSATGDTHLGLVDVTATWHERELIPFRRLIAAGLCDVVMSAHVINRRLDPEHPATLSRAVQTGLLRDQLGFQGVLMSDDMEMKAIASHYGLEQSVLLALEAGIDVLCFGNNLRYDPAIAGKAAGIIARAVESGRIPAARIDASYQRVLALKRRAGLA
- a CDS encoding dipeptide epimerase, whose translation is MRLRHYPYTLELAHAFTIATSSRTTTPAVLVELEHDGITGYGEAAMPPYLGESQESAARFLNLFDAAAVTDPFKLEEILPRIDALAPGNTAAKAALDIALHDWIGKKLGVPWHRIWGLDPAKTPVTSFTIGLDTAEVVRQKTREAAPYKIIKVKLGRDTDRMMIEAIRSVTATPITVDANQGWTDRNEALKKIEWLATQGVLFIEQPMPKAQLDDTAWLRERSPLPLIADESCQRLADVARLRGVFDGINIKLMKCTGLREAHRMITLARALGLKVMLGCMTETSCAISAAAQLSPLVDWADLDGAVLIKNDCFDGATIVDGRITLSNQPGIGAVKRPG
- a CDS encoding DUF3592 domain-containing protein — protein: MNLWDTDWGITIPALIGGFGVVVGVVGACWYALKKRRLARWTKTKGRVECYETLPAEGDGFYYNPRIVFSDTFGRDVRFGVEARWNNQVFEVGGEIPVRFDPSNPYNAVIDQWSDSYAEVIVLYIFSGFLITGAIGMACFFRSTK